A genomic stretch from Edaphobacter aggregans includes:
- the argG gene encoding argininosuccinate synthase — MSIILESLPLGQKVGIAFSGGLDTSAALHWMKQKGAVPYAYTANLGQPDEADYDEIPRKALEYGAEKARLIDCRGPLVREGIAALQSGAFHITTAGVTYFNTTPIGRAVTGTMLVSAMKEDDVNIWGDGSTFKGNDIERFYRYGLLVNPDLKVYKPWLDSTFIDELGGRAEMSAFMQKSGFAYKMSSEKAYSTDSNILGATHEAKDLELLTTSMKIVAPIMGTAFWRDDVEIKREEITIRFEEGFPVALNGTDYSDPVALMLGANSIGGRHGLGMSDQIENRIIEAKSRGIYESPGLALLFIAYERLITGIHNEDTIEQYRENGRKLGRLLYQGRWFDPQAIMLREAAQRWVAKPVTGEVTLELRRGNDYSILNTASPNLTFHPERLTMEKGESTFSPRDRIGQLTMRNLDITDTRAKLITYAETGLLTLSRGSEMPHLNSGSDKE; from the coding sequence ATGTCCATAATTCTCGAATCCCTACCCCTCGGTCAGAAGGTCGGCATCGCCTTCTCCGGCGGGCTCGACACCAGCGCCGCGCTTCACTGGATGAAGCAGAAGGGCGCAGTTCCCTACGCCTACACTGCCAATCTCGGTCAGCCCGACGAAGCCGATTACGACGAGATCCCGCGCAAAGCCCTCGAATACGGCGCTGAAAAGGCACGCCTCATCGACTGCCGCGGCCCACTCGTTCGCGAAGGTATCGCCGCGCTGCAGTCCGGCGCATTCCACATCACCACTGCCGGCGTCACCTACTTCAACACGACACCCATCGGCCGTGCGGTCACTGGCACGATGCTGGTAAGCGCCATGAAGGAAGACGACGTCAACATCTGGGGCGACGGCTCGACCTTCAAAGGCAATGACATCGAGCGCTTTTATCGCTACGGCCTGCTCGTCAATCCCGACCTCAAGGTCTACAAGCCATGGCTCGACTCCACCTTCATCGACGAGCTGGGCGGCCGTGCCGAGATGTCGGCCTTCATGCAGAAGTCCGGTTTCGCCTATAAGATGTCCTCCGAGAAGGCCTACTCCACCGACTCCAACATCCTCGGCGCAACCCACGAAGCAAAGGACCTCGAACTCCTCACCACCAGCATGAAGATCGTCGCCCCCATCATGGGCACCGCCTTCTGGCGCGACGACGTGGAGATCAAACGCGAAGAGATCACCATTCGCTTCGAAGAAGGCTTTCCCGTCGCCCTCAACGGCACCGACTATTCCGACCCCGTCGCCCTGATGCTCGGAGCCAACAGCATCGGTGGCCGCCACGGCCTCGGCATGAGCGATCAGATCGAAAACCGCATCATCGAGGCCAAAAGCCGCGGCATATACGAGTCACCCGGCCTTGCTCTCCTGTTCATCGCCTACGAGCGCCTCATCACCGGAATCCACAACGAGGACACCATCGAGCAATACCGCGAAAACGGTCGCAAACTCGGTCGCCTCTTGTATCAAGGCCGCTGGTTCGATCCCCAGGCCATCATGCTGCGCGAAGCCGCCCAGCGCTGGGTTGCCAAGCCCGTCACCGGCGAAGTCACCCTTGAGCTGCGCCGCGGCAACGACTACTCGATCCTCAACACCGCCTCGCCCAATCTCACCTTCCATCCCGAGCGCCTCACCATGGAAAAGGGCGAATCCACCTTCTCCCCACGAGATCGCATCGGCCAACTCACCATGCGCAATCTCGACATCACCGACACCCGAGCAAAGCTGATCACCTACGCCGAGACCGGCCTACTCACATTAAGCAGGGGCTCCGAGATGCCACACCTAAACAGCGGGAGCGACAAGGAGTAG
- a CDS encoding aspartate aminotransferase family protein, giving the protein MNLASIQAAEKKLLLQTYERNPYLFVSGKGVYLRDENGDDYLDLLSGIGVSALGYAHPAIEEAIQHQSARLLHTSNLYYHEGTANLALRLTEISGLDRVFFCNSGTEAWEAALKLARAHALRLRTNGKHIGTRFLALEHSFHGRTMGSVATTHKEKYREPFAPVMPDVEFVRFNDVSDLKAKFSSEVCAICIEPIQGEGGIRPVSHEFFAAARELCNSTGALLLADEIQSGLGRTGKWFAYQHYGIQPDVTTLAKPIAGGIPMGAMLCTEDAALAFTPGMHGTTFGGGPLACNVAIAVIDTMQQRNLLAHINDVGAFFRAELQTLATRHDCVVDVRGTGLMLGLELNSADLAQRVAAQMMERRIIINRTSETVLRFLPPYILERKHVEIAINALDELLKLNAAYAGASPAGEQTHG; this is encoded by the coding sequence ATGAACTTGGCATCAATTCAGGCCGCAGAGAAGAAGTTACTTCTCCAGACATACGAGCGGAATCCCTATCTTTTCGTAAGCGGAAAAGGCGTCTATCTGCGCGACGAAAACGGCGATGACTATCTTGACCTTCTAAGCGGCATCGGCGTGTCTGCACTGGGTTATGCGCATCCCGCGATTGAAGAAGCAATTCAACACCAGAGCGCTCGCCTGCTGCATACCTCTAACCTCTACTATCACGAAGGCACAGCGAATCTCGCGCTACGGCTGACGGAGATCAGTGGCCTTGATCGCGTCTTCTTCTGCAACAGCGGCACCGAAGCATGGGAAGCCGCACTAAAGCTGGCACGTGCCCACGCACTACGTCTGCGGACGAACGGCAAGCATATCGGTACCAGGTTTCTAGCGCTCGAACATAGCTTCCACGGGAGAACGATGGGTTCCGTTGCAACGACCCATAAGGAAAAGTACCGCGAACCCTTCGCACCCGTGATGCCGGACGTGGAATTTGTTCGGTTCAACGATGTCAGCGACCTGAAAGCAAAATTCTCCTCTGAAGTCTGTGCAATCTGTATCGAGCCCATTCAAGGAGAGGGCGGCATCCGTCCCGTCTCCCACGAGTTCTTTGCCGCTGCACGTGAACTCTGCAACTCTACTGGCGCTCTGCTGCTTGCCGATGAAATCCAAAGTGGCCTCGGGCGTACAGGAAAGTGGTTTGCCTATCAGCACTACGGCATACAACCGGATGTCACAACACTGGCGAAGCCTATCGCCGGCGGCATTCCAATGGGCGCGATGCTCTGCACCGAAGATGCTGCGCTCGCCTTTACGCCTGGGATGCATGGTACTACCTTTGGTGGTGGACCTCTTGCCTGCAATGTCGCGATTGCCGTCATCGACACAATGCAGCAACGAAACCTGCTGGCACATATCAACGACGTCGGCGCATTCTTCCGTGCAGAGTTGCAGACACTGGCCACACGCCACGATTGCGTTGTAGATGTTCGCGGTACAGGTCTAATGCTGGGTCTCGAACTCAACTCCGCAGATCTCGCGCAGCGAGTGGCCGCCCAGATGATGGAGCGACGCATCATCATCAACAGAACCAGCGAAACCGTTCTTCGCTTTCTGCCTCCTTATATTCTCGAACGGAAACACGTTGAGATTGCCATCAACGCATTGGATGAACTATTGAAGCTCAACGCAGCATACGCTGGCGCCTCGCCGGCAGGAGAACAAACTCATGGGTAG
- the argF gene encoding ornithine carbamoyltransferase has translation MGSKTVVMKSAENAGEEIAPAKVHATLGIQSDTAFNEAAKRLCGRDLCSIADLTVQEMAAIMDLAHAVKNHPDDFRHALDARQMVMFFEKASLRTRLTFDTAINTLGGNAIFVDQTQSPLGERESLADMARNLERWMNVIVLRTYAHETITEMAACSKVPVINALSDLEHPCQAIADFFTLEERFGSAEGLRFAYVGDGNNVCHSLILTAAQLGAHCSVASPKGFAPKLEIIHKAIEISEQTGGSITLLHDPIKAVTGADAVYTDVCTSMGFEHEATKRAPIFKPYQVNEALMAHAQPDAVFMHCLPAHRNAEVTDAVLDGPQSVVFDQAENRMHAQKALLLMLLGGAKRITNNRGRGIQPRKRS, from the coding sequence ATGGGTAGCAAAACCGTAGTGATGAAGTCCGCAGAAAACGCAGGCGAGGAGATTGCCCCTGCAAAGGTACACGCGACCTTGGGCATCCAATCGGATACTGCTTTCAATGAAGCTGCCAAGCGTCTCTGCGGTCGCGACTTGTGCTCCATCGCTGACCTGACGGTACAGGAGATGGCCGCAATCATGGATCTGGCGCACGCCGTAAAGAACCACCCAGACGACTTCCGCCACGCACTCGATGCTCGACAAATGGTCATGTTTTTCGAGAAGGCATCGCTGCGAACTCGTCTGACTTTCGATACAGCGATCAACACTCTCGGCGGCAACGCCATCTTCGTCGACCAGACGCAATCTCCTCTCGGCGAGCGCGAATCACTGGCCGACATGGCGCGCAATCTTGAGCGCTGGATGAATGTGATTGTGCTGCGCACATATGCACACGAAACCATCACCGAGATGGCTGCTTGCTCTAAAGTTCCTGTGATCAACGCACTCTCCGATCTCGAGCATCCCTGTCAGGCCATCGCAGATTTCTTCACTCTGGAAGAGCGGTTTGGCTCGGCTGAAGGCTTGCGCTTTGCCTACGTTGGAGACGGCAACAACGTCTGTCATTCTCTGATCCTCACCGCCGCTCAGCTCGGAGCACATTGCAGCGTAGCCTCACCCAAGGGCTTTGCCCCGAAGCTCGAAATCATCCACAAAGCAATCGAGATCAGCGAGCAGACCGGCGGCAGCATCACCCTGCTGCACGATCCCATCAAAGCCGTCACCGGCGCCGACGCGGTTTATACGGACGTTTGCACCAGCATGGGCTTCGAACATGAAGCCACCAAGCGCGCGCCCATCTTCAAGCCTTATCAGGTCAACGAGGCTCTGATGGCGCATGCTCAACCCGATGCAGTCTTTATGCACTGCCTGCCAGCCCATCGCAACGCCGAAGTAACGGACGCCGTGCTCGACGGCCCGCAATCCGTCGTCTTCGACCAAGCAGAAAACCGTATGCACGCTCAAAAAGCACTCTTGCTCATGCTCCTCGGTGGCGCTAAGCGAATCACCAACAACCGCGGACGTGGAATCCAACCGCGCAAACGCTCCTAA
- the argB gene encoding acetylglutamate kinase: MRFVVKLGGAALEDKKLLHACGKAIAELVADGNQVAVVHGGGVQLTRTLAQLGKKSEFVAGLRITDAETRDAALMVLAGRVNKSLVAAIGSHGQSAVGLSGGDGHVFRARKKKTNPDLGFVGEIAASDPRWLEAIWTMGAVPVISSIALGFDGEYYNVNADEMAASCAISTRADTLVFLTDVPGVKGADGNVMRWLSLPQIPLLEKQQIVSGGMLPKLNACREALLNGVKRVRILPAESALLLPDLCSTRVNDGTEVMVA, from the coding sequence TTGAGATTTGTCGTCAAACTAGGTGGTGCGGCCCTTGAAGACAAGAAGCTACTTCATGCATGCGGCAAAGCAATCGCTGAGCTTGTAGCTGACGGAAATCAAGTTGCGGTCGTCCATGGCGGCGGGGTCCAGCTGACGCGGACGCTGGCTCAACTCGGAAAGAAGAGTGAGTTCGTTGCGGGCTTACGAATCACGGACGCCGAGACGCGAGACGCCGCACTCATGGTGCTGGCTGGAAGAGTCAACAAGTCGCTGGTCGCGGCGATTGGGTCTCACGGTCAATCAGCTGTAGGCCTCTCCGGAGGCGACGGACACGTGTTTCGCGCCCGCAAGAAAAAAACGAACCCGGATCTCGGTTTCGTTGGCGAGATAGCCGCTTCAGATCCGCGCTGGCTCGAGGCGATATGGACGATGGGTGCAGTACCAGTTATATCGTCGATTGCATTGGGCTTCGATGGCGAGTACTACAATGTCAATGCCGATGAGATGGCCGCTTCCTGTGCCATCTCAACCCGTGCCGACACGCTTGTCTTCCTTACCGATGTGCCAGGAGTAAAAGGCGCGGACGGGAATGTGATGCGCTGGCTATCTCTGCCTCAGATCCCGTTGCTGGAGAAGCAACAGATCGTCTCTGGCGGAATGCTGCCTAAATTGAACGCCTGTCGCGAAGCTCTCCTTAATGGAGTTAAGCGCGTGCGTATCCTGCCTGCGGAATCGGCATTGCTGTTGCCCGATCTCTGCTCAACACGGGTGAACGATGGAACGGAGGTCATGGTCGCATGA
- a CDS encoding glutamate synthase-related protein codes for MDWSLANAFNPVRVASASARGVSPSLIDERFDHDSCGVGFVAAVDGAPDHEILKQALTALGRLAHRGATAADGKSSDGVGVLVAVPRNLLVQAADLSIDEGQVLGVGMLLIPHEETRAEGLLERCLLSHDFKVLCWRDVPVKTEFLGAMALGTMPKIRQVLVVDGKGAEQGTMERRLYLARKQFERSHERGDVTGYICSLSSQTIVYKAMVAGSFLADFYPDLASEDFVTPFAVFHQRYATNTLPTWHRAQPGRTLGHNGEINTVWGNRARMTARDSTLPVECKPVLTQGGTDSTSLDEAVELLSQNGRTLAEAIRMLLPPATEGHQSSLFLRYHTDCAEPWDGPAALAFSDGKVVGAALDRNGLRPCRFAITNKGLVVAGSEAGLVDLDPEEVTHSGRLGPGQMLLVDLVTHKVYEDEALLELFDAGATYATLMEDTPLVAATANPVDAATLAATQRGFGYTREDVKMILQPMAAEGKDAVWSMGDDTPLAFLAKSPRPIYAYFRQRFAQVTNPPIDSLRESCVVSLHTRLGPWPHMLDKNAPLPGVSIKSPFLSLGQVEALRQRQYPNEADLRMAELPCVFRPEVSLVQALDDLCGQAIELVRNGARILLLSDRSASAEKLPVPMAMATGAVHQALVSAGLRTLAGLAVEAGDCRDIHHAAVLIGYGAGAVCPWLALETGMSLAPAGTDASEAERKMLKSLDAGLAKVMSKMGISVVDSYRGAHLFDILGLHSSVVERCFVDTPAPLSGIGFTEVERQLRQTWQPVDQNVPVSADLPDYGWVRFRKADVSEPHAWQPPTVKALQSVVGSARNVPQPVDPAGAFAIYTRDVIARDPAVLRDLLEIRPAGPELALSDVELPSSICKRFVASAMSLGSLSPEAHQTITAAMNILGGRSNTGEGGEDAAVYRVHPIVEAGDGPSAGGTSLQAHAGGGTAVAEAVVEAPAVHVSLNNKIKQVASGRFGVTAEYLSHAEEIEIKVAQGAKPGEGGQLPGHKVSGMIARLRHAQPGVSLISPPPHHDIYSIEDLAQLIYDLKRVNPRAAVGVKLVSGCGVGTVAAGVAKAYADYVVIAGNTGGTGAAALSSIKYAGNPWELGLAEAQQVLVQNGMRGRVRLRTDGGLATARDVLIAALLGADEFAFGTAVLVVLGCDMARQCHLNTCPTGIATQKPELRAKFRGKPEHVVRFFEQLSADLQHLLARYGLPSIEAAVGRVDLLEQVRFDGNLNLEPMLAKVGDAPGRWMGIRNDQPLPKPPIDEAWVAPTMTAIEAGLPYVVDSKVANSDRAVGSRLAGEIALRRAQGDLPVDVTYNLHGTVGQSFGAFAVEGMKLVLQGQANDFVGKGLSGGEIVIKACGQAAKNSGQHVILGNVALYGATAGKLFAAGRAGERFAVRNSGALAVVEGVGDHGCEYMTGGLVGVLGKVGMNFGAGMTGGLAWVYDADGTFVSGKKYHPDFVDPELFDAVDAESQESLRALIEMHVEHSGSGLAKAMLADWANLAKGFVRLTPKPQH; via the coding sequence ATGGATTGGTCTCTCGCTAATGCTTTTAACCCTGTGCGCGTAGCTTCTGCTTCGGCTCGCGGGGTTTCGCCGTCTCTGATTGATGAACGCTTTGATCATGACTCCTGTGGAGTTGGATTCGTTGCGGCGGTGGATGGTGCGCCTGATCATGAGATTTTAAAGCAGGCGTTGACGGCGTTGGGGCGGCTGGCTCATCGTGGGGCGACGGCTGCGGATGGTAAGAGCAGCGATGGTGTGGGTGTTTTGGTCGCTGTTCCCCGGAATTTGCTGGTTCAGGCTGCGGATCTGTCGATTGATGAGGGACAGGTGCTTGGGGTTGGGATGCTGCTGATCCCTCACGAAGAGACACGTGCGGAGGGCTTGCTGGAGCGGTGTCTGCTTTCGCATGATTTTAAGGTGCTTTGTTGGCGCGATGTGCCGGTGAAGACGGAATTTTTGGGTGCGATGGCGCTGGGCACGATGCCGAAGATTCGGCAGGTGTTGGTGGTCGATGGGAAAGGCGCCGAGCAGGGGACGATGGAGCGCAGGCTCTATCTGGCGCGAAAGCAGTTTGAGCGGTCGCATGAACGTGGGGATGTGACTGGCTATATTTGTTCGTTGTCGTCGCAGACGATTGTCTACAAGGCGATGGTTGCGGGGAGTTTTCTGGCGGATTTTTATCCGGACTTGGCTTCGGAGGATTTCGTAACGCCGTTTGCGGTGTTTCATCAGCGGTATGCGACGAATACGCTGCCTACGTGGCATCGGGCGCAGCCGGGCAGGACTCTGGGGCATAACGGCGAGATCAATACCGTGTGGGGAAACCGGGCGCGTATGACGGCGCGGGACTCTACGCTGCCGGTGGAGTGTAAGCCGGTGCTGACACAGGGCGGGACGGACTCGACCAGCTTGGATGAGGCGGTGGAGCTGCTTTCACAGAATGGGCGGACGCTGGCCGAGGCGATCCGGATGCTGCTGCCGCCGGCTACAGAAGGGCACCAGTCTTCGTTATTTTTGCGTTACCACACGGACTGCGCGGAGCCATGGGACGGGCCTGCGGCGCTGGCGTTCAGCGATGGCAAGGTGGTTGGTGCTGCTCTGGACAGGAACGGGCTGCGGCCTTGTCGATTTGCTATTACGAACAAGGGATTGGTGGTGGCTGGTTCTGAGGCTGGGCTGGTCGATCTCGATCCGGAAGAGGTAACGCATAGCGGACGGCTGGGGCCGGGGCAGATGCTGCTGGTTGACCTGGTCACTCACAAGGTCTATGAGGATGAGGCTCTGCTGGAACTGTTCGATGCGGGTGCTACGTACGCGACGCTGATGGAGGACACTCCGCTGGTTGCTGCAACGGCCAATCCTGTCGATGCGGCAACACTGGCAGCCACTCAGCGGGGTTTTGGGTATACGCGCGAAGACGTCAAGATGATCCTGCAACCGATGGCGGCTGAGGGCAAAGACGCGGTCTGGTCGATGGGAGACGATACGCCGCTGGCATTTTTGGCGAAGTCGCCGCGGCCGATTTATGCGTACTTCCGCCAGCGGTTTGCGCAGGTGACGAATCCGCCGATTGACTCGTTGCGCGAGTCTTGCGTGGTTTCGCTGCATACGCGGTTGGGGCCCTGGCCCCACATGCTGGACAAGAATGCTCCGTTGCCGGGTGTTTCGATTAAGTCGCCGTTCCTCTCGCTGGGGCAGGTTGAGGCGTTGCGGCAGCGTCAGTATCCGAATGAAGCTGACCTTCGGATGGCGGAGCTTCCGTGCGTCTTCCGGCCTGAGGTTTCGCTGGTTCAAGCTCTTGATGATCTTTGCGGTCAGGCGATTGAGCTGGTCAGAAATGGTGCGCGGATTTTGCTGCTTTCGGATCGTTCGGCTAGCGCCGAAAAGCTGCCGGTTCCTATGGCGATGGCTACGGGAGCGGTGCATCAGGCGCTGGTTTCGGCCGGTTTGCGCACGCTTGCCGGGTTGGCGGTTGAGGCGGGAGATTGCCGCGATATTCATCACGCCGCTGTTCTGATTGGGTACGGGGCGGGAGCGGTGTGTCCGTGGCTGGCGCTGGAGACTGGAATGAGCCTTGCGCCTGCCGGGACGGATGCGTCCGAGGCGGAGCGGAAGATGCTGAAGTCGCTCGACGCTGGTTTGGCGAAGGTGATGTCGAAGATGGGGATCTCGGTGGTGGACAGCTACCGTGGGGCGCATCTGTTCGACATCCTGGGGCTGCACTCGAGCGTGGTGGAGCGGTGCTTTGTGGATACTCCGGCTCCACTTTCGGGAATTGGATTTACCGAGGTCGAGCGTCAGCTTCGGCAGACTTGGCAGCCGGTTGATCAGAATGTCCCGGTGTCTGCTGATCTGCCGGATTATGGTTGGGTGCGGTTCCGCAAGGCTGATGTGTCGGAGCCTCATGCGTGGCAACCGCCGACGGTCAAGGCGCTGCAATCAGTGGTTGGAAGCGCTCGCAATGTTCCGCAGCCGGTTGATCCTGCTGGAGCGTTCGCGATCTACACGCGGGATGTGATCGCCCGTGATCCTGCGGTGCTGCGTGATCTGTTGGAGATTCGTCCGGCTGGCCCTGAGCTTGCGCTTAGCGACGTTGAGTTGCCTTCGAGCATTTGCAAACGGTTTGTGGCGAGCGCTATGTCGCTTGGCTCGCTGAGCCCTGAGGCGCACCAGACGATTACGGCTGCAATGAATATTCTTGGCGGCCGGTCGAACACGGGCGAGGGTGGCGAGGACGCTGCGGTGTACCGTGTTCATCCGATTGTGGAAGCTGGTGATGGACCTTCGGCTGGCGGAACGAGTCTGCAGGCCCACGCGGGAGGCGGTACGGCAGTTGCGGAGGCGGTGGTTGAAGCCCCTGCCGTGCATGTGTCCCTGAATAACAAGATCAAGCAGGTGGCTTCGGGGCGATTTGGCGTGACTGCTGAGTACCTGTCGCATGCCGAAGAGATTGAGATCAAGGTGGCTCAGGGCGCGAAGCCGGGAGAGGGCGGACAACTGCCTGGTCACAAGGTCAGCGGCATGATTGCGCGGTTGCGGCATGCCCAGCCGGGTGTTTCTCTGATTTCGCCTCCTCCGCACCATGACATCTACTCAATTGAAGACCTGGCGCAGCTAATCTATGACCTGAAGCGTGTGAATCCGCGCGCTGCGGTTGGGGTGAAGCTGGTCTCGGGTTGCGGCGTTGGAACCGTGGCTGCGGGCGTGGCTAAGGCCTATGCGGACTATGTCGTGATTGCCGGCAATACCGGTGGAACAGGTGCCGCGGCGCTCTCGAGCATTAAGTATGCGGGAAATCCGTGGGAGCTTGGGCTGGCTGAGGCGCAGCAGGTGCTGGTACAGAATGGCATGCGTGGGCGTGTCCGGCTGCGTACCGATGGCGGATTGGCGACGGCGCGGGATGTGCTGATTGCTGCGTTGCTGGGGGCCGATGAGTTTGCCTTTGGCACGGCGGTGTTGGTGGTGCTGGGCTGCGATATGGCGCGGCAGTGTCACCTGAATACGTGTCCGACTGGCATTGCTACACAGAAGCCGGAGTTGAGGGCGAAGTTCCGAGGGAAGCCGGAGCATGTGGTTAGATTTTTTGAGCAGCTTTCGGCTGATCTGCAGCACCTGCTGGCGCGGTATGGATTGCCGTCGATTGAGGCGGCGGTCGGGCGCGTGGATCTGCTTGAGCAGGTTAGGTTTGACGGCAATTTGAACCTTGAGCCTATGCTCGCGAAGGTGGGCGATGCTCCGGGTCGTTGGATGGGGATCAGGAATGATCAGCCGTTGCCGAAGCCTCCGATCGATGAGGCATGGGTGGCTCCGACAATGACGGCGATTGAGGCTGGATTGCCCTATGTTGTTGATTCTAAGGTTGCTAACAGCGATCGCGCGGTTGGTTCGCGGCTGGCTGGCGAGATTGCGTTGCGTCGAGCGCAGGGCGATCTTCCGGTGGATGTGACCTACAACCTGCACGGTACTGTCGGTCAGTCCTTTGGAGCGTTTGCTGTGGAGGGCATGAAGCTGGTGCTCCAAGGACAGGCTAACGACTTTGTTGGCAAGGGTTTATCTGGTGGCGAGATCGTCATTAAGGCCTGCGGTCAGGCGGCTAAGAACAGCGGTCAGCATGTGATTCTGGGCAATGTCGCGTTGTATGGCGCTACGGCCGGGAAGCTGTTTGCGGCTGGTCGGGCTGGAGAGCGGTTTGCTGTGAGGAATTCGGGTGCTTTGGCTGTGGTTGAAGGTGTTGGCGACCATGGGTGCGAGTACATGACGGGTGGCCTTGTGGGTGTGCTGGGCAAGGTTGGGATGAACTTTGGGGCTGGCATGACGGGCGGGTTGGCGTGGGTGTATGACGCTGATGGAACCTTCGTGTCGGGGAAGAAGTATCATCCGGATTTTGTTGATCCTGAATTGTTTGATGCGGTTGATGCTGAGTCGCAGGAGAGCTTGCGTGCGTTGATTGAGATGCACGTGGAGCACTCGGGCAGTGGGTTAGCGAAGGCTATGCTGGCGGACTGGGCTAACTTGGCGAAGGGGTTTGTCCGGCTGACTCCTAAGCCTCAGCACTAG
- the argC gene encoding N-acetyl-gamma-glutamyl-phosphate reductase yields the protein MGETVSAPPRTAVAGVSGFAGGELARLLLNHPRLQGETPVFFGRAGEAEVGASTYLHDLHPQLATAGNMPSNPVLPFSWDRIADTGIEVLFLATPHEQSREWAPEAIERGIKVIDLSGAWRLQETRNRDVYRLKDTDPTAAAALQSEAVYGCPELHRDAIRKARLVANPGCYATSIILGLAPLLQAGLVDLEYGIICDAKSGVSGAGKAATAKTHFMYAADNLSAYAVFGHRHTGELLEQLHLEINQIQFTPHLLPIPRGILSTIYLRFKQTMAPAGVSALIGKFYQDSPMVRLHSTPHLPQIQHIVRTNFCDLGFELGPDGKRLVMVSCLDNLLKGAAGQAVQNMNLMCGWNEQEGLL from the coding sequence ATAGGTGAAACTGTATCTGCCCCACCACGCACGGCGGTCGCAGGCGTGAGTGGGTTTGCTGGCGGTGAACTTGCGCGCCTCCTGCTAAATCATCCTCGCCTTCAAGGAGAAACGCCGGTCTTCTTTGGCCGTGCAGGCGAGGCAGAAGTGGGGGCATCGACCTATCTTCATGATCTCCATCCTCAGTTAGCCACTGCAGGAAATATGCCCTCAAACCCGGTTCTGCCCTTCAGTTGGGACCGAATCGCCGACACCGGTATAGAGGTGCTGTTTCTAGCAACGCCACATGAGCAATCGCGCGAGTGGGCTCCTGAGGCCATCGAGCGTGGAATCAAGGTAATTGATCTAAGCGGAGCATGGCGTTTACAGGAGACGCGGAATCGCGATGTCTATCGGCTGAAGGATACAGACCCTACGGCCGCTGCGGCATTACAGTCCGAGGCCGTCTACGGTTGTCCCGAACTCCATCGGGATGCGATCAGGAAGGCGCGTCTGGTGGCTAATCCAGGATGCTACGCAACCTCCATCATTCTCGGTCTGGCTCCGTTGCTACAGGCGGGACTGGTCGATCTTGAGTATGGAATTATCTGCGACGCGAAGTCAGGCGTTAGCGGGGCCGGCAAGGCGGCAACTGCCAAAACTCACTTTATGTATGCGGCAGATAATCTCTCTGCATATGCGGTTTTCGGACATCGCCACACTGGCGAACTGCTCGAACAGCTTCATCTGGAGATTAACCAGATTCAATTTACGCCGCACCTATTGCCGATCCCACGTGGGATACTTTCCACGATTTACCTGCGGTTCAAACAGACAATGGCACCAGCAGGCGTCAGCGCTCTTATTGGGAAGTTTTATCAGGATAGCCCAATGGTTCGTCTTCATTCGACGCCCCACTTGCCGCAGATCCAGCACATCGTTCGCACGAATTTCTGTGATCTCGGATTCGAGCTCGGCCCCGACGGCAAACGGCTGGTGATGGTCTCATGTCTTGACAATCTTTTAAAGGGCGCAGCCGGTCAGGCTGTGCAGAATATGAATCTTATGTGTGGGTGGAACGAACAGGAGGGCTTGCTTTGA
- a CDS encoding arginine repressor, giving the protein MKQQRHTVIRELLTRTAVPSQDELRRKLAGRGFHVTQATLSRDIHELKLSKGPDGYSLPAGIDAEEESSLPGIREVLESFGLEVRQAKNLLVLVTTTGSAQPIAAGIDYEDWPEVVGTIAGDDTVLIICPDEEQGTTLKVRIEGYIG; this is encoded by the coding sequence ATGAAACAACAGCGTCATACCGTAATCCGTGAACTCCTGACCAGAACGGCGGTTCCCAGCCAGGATGAATTACGGCGAAAATTAGCAGGACGTGGATTCCATGTTACACAGGCAACGCTCTCTCGTGACATCCATGAGCTGAAATTATCTAAAGGTCCAGATGGCTATTCCCTACCAGCAGGAATAGATGCGGAAGAAGAATCTTCTCTACCAGGAATCCGTGAAGTACTTGAAAGCTTCGGTTTAGAAGTGCGCCAGGCAAAAAATCTTCTTGTACTGGTAACAACAACTGGAAGTGCCCAGCCAATAGCAGCCGGCATCGATTATGAAGACTGGCCTGAGGTTGTTGGAACGATCGCGGGCGACGACACTGTGCTGATTATTTGCCCGGATGAAGAGCAGGGTACAACATTGAAGGTACGAATAGAAGGATACATTGGCTAA